In Robbsia sp. KACC 23696, a single window of DNA contains:
- a CDS encoding ribonuclease domain-containing protein: MMRQLTTQIDDNNDIGAAEYVDPQPADYDASRTPRGWQRVFAAVLCVTLFFSPVSITYQQSESAAGILAAGSTRRSVADWEALLARISLPVRLPAGFALRNFDIKLGLRSAGAATITDPSAPVAFQPQITQSTGSNGSVPVVNITAPNAAGISLNQYQRFDIDAAGLILNNSLRSGTSLTGGDVAANPNLAGRTASVIINQVTSNGAGYASVLAGPLEVFGAPATVIIANPNGISTRGVAFTNTIGVTLATGVPQFVSDLNGTRSDFANATQVGYSISGGHIQIEGNTGTNGPGAGIDGTVGTIDLIGETIGVNAPLYAGNRIDAIAGRQFVMPASTTIAASGYAVSANGSDNSASATNAAIDAANAVSANGAVHGLSIDATAFGAMTAGAIQVISTAAGMGVRTDAKLAANTSDLVLSANGDLTVAGTAAQQQASLSSSGDVVMSASHVGVAGYAIAASASVASTGTLQSGGALTVSAGSDITLASTQTNGDATLTSGRNISLGDAQIGGALQAIAQQKLTLGGTVQSGGNTSLTATQDALALNGTVSSGGDLALLSGGNTTIAGQTTAQAAASAHSGADLIVSGSLTSGTTVDAHAIGAITIPGSLLVGTNATLNAGDAITVAGMMIAQQDGAITAGSGLAVTGSIAFGQNGSLHAVGDIVLPGTVLANALQVDAGGAVQFGTLQVGGAFGAIAEGRTGLGDITFSGNAAVVGSSDVSAAHDVVVSGTFAGGDRTSMVAQQDLTIASDATVQSVGALTLTAKNGDVQSTGNVNSAAALNVTAGHAIGVTGTTTAVGDVDLEAGTDLNIGGTLAGQGKATLHAGQDVIAAGSTGFASDATVSAGRDLSVTGSLQADAMHLHAGRSVTLQNVQANAGLDATTDGGGIQVNGNVLSAADSTLHASGDVNVAASGAVQAAGALTVTGGGNTTIAGNASSNGDMTLTNAAGGIVDVGTIAAGGNLAISAAQSIDLGTQSTSALGDLAVMAGQDLVFDGTIVVQGKGTLQAGTAGNGGAIGGGGSLAVGGDAILLATRAITSTGSIRGGTVTVTSGGATSLQDVQSGSAMTLQSGDALTLNGKLSTGDALSATADGNLLVNGAIQAGSDAALASQHGDVSIAAGGTLAGSGQVALNAGQDIHVDGSLTSAGNASLQATRDVSAIGSVQGQGSGNVRAGRNLTGSGTLSFTQAASLRAEGDINQGGLVQGQSVDLSAAGNVSVNNVEAATTLALRAGDTTNGIGALSVAGTAVAGGAVTASASQDINVSGKIASGTTLAMRAVSDITIPGALESVGGMTVTSQAGSLLATGGINSGASLFVTTGLDLTTGVSTTALGQTALQAGRDLGLNGVVVGQAAGTLQAGRDISGAGTQSFDGDVTLSAQRDLALSGSIQANGVQATAAGNATLHDVTSATSLTVVAQGSTDGAGGSAGSVTSAGGTIGTLSGDVDITGTAKAATGVAIAAARDTTVGGSLSSGTTLGIAATRTINVSGRLQSTSAMQLTARTGDVVTSGAATVSTNDALSVNAGNDATLAGQIDATQQVDVEAGRDITVGSVGTGAATPSGTHLAGQATGTLNAGRDIKGDAALAFAQAATVAAGRDVALSGKLQGASATVTAVGNVAVGAVDATVGNASLQAQGGELSASGNISALEAVSLNAANDMRIAGTINSGTTTTIDAGGQAQLADISATGDLRAHAHGGSLTAGAITSNGGVTLISQGDMALSSAQSTAALSLQALGATAPGSAGDLSVTGVLSSATSISASAAEDLAVGGNIVSGGAADFSGARDVTLSGSTLGMGAGTITAGRNVQTGSLAFGESTTVTSGGNAVLGAIQGAGDVSLTAVGNLGSGAIIAVGALSAVAGQNSGAATNSAAVPGSLSVNGTIEAGSTVALNAAGSVTVAGATSAVGDVTANATQGSASLAGVSTNGNVTVTAGSAVVLSGTSTAVGNVALSGSDVTLTGSIGTSKALNVTAQNSLDVSGASLLSTGSTTLEGGDVKIGTALVGADLNAQANRSMSLTGGNIDVVGVTSLSAGTTLSNVGAVLSGGAMTITASTITNALGASLASTDALRLTAGSLSNAGLINGLTTTVTATGALTNAGSLLGVNGVTINAGTLNNNNGVIFSGDTGATSASTVTADLSINLTGTNTTYSNTSGQILAQRNLSLAANNGTVDTSLGSLQAGGALAITANTISNSGTWNYAAQSVTLTGLSGIVNTGTISGTAPLTLNTGGTFVNAGQLSGQVVTLNGALYNTGVLHTSSLFTLNGSGTNRGTVESVGDIAVTGSDYDNQYGTTQASGNLTVALSGTLSNTAGSIYAGNNVTITANTVVNDQAGPTGATTTSGATVVVNPSVLWSGNIGSLTVPTTWETTTNDGGGDSGSSSWSTSSTVGDLLSPTGSTHLVYNTGYSPCTTSCSIAGSSPTLASGVIYFQREYVSTGWDDNGNPTTGSFLYLDSSANGAVVGIALPTVYQTTTTQQLGVAGVISAGNSIALTANTLYNRGGQIAAQGNVTLNVQSLNNGAIAPSLTATTYTWINQSDYSSFLQQLASLRQIAARNENGNWNGPYNCQSDCGNGSDQAPATFSIDTGAAAPTGTGTTTWTTPTGMIAAGNNMTVSGGNLTNAGLLYAGNDVSVTAQSLTNQGGTQQNQAAQTGCASGVPNEGCGTAGAAKGSGPTTASFNYSQNATIYAGHDLVIAAGQINNTFGSLLAGHDLVVGGVGTTATSSTAAQSLNNTSGNIVAGNDITLNVSGAITNTLPPPVQISVNYGSTEAYAGCMTAGGYKDGYCTAYVDQQSGSSSVISAGNNLQINAGSLTNVGSLISAGTSATINVSGPVVNEAQTLNAYWHSHWIQQTGIFSSDKSHDTWACGSVAECTALYGDAYTKTQGSIDPPQPVGSIAATIQAPNLTINAGGTIQNVGNVLGTSISLTGQSLINGITSANTYTPRVNGTSQVISLNPTTLPSLNLSIPRSGAYTTSAVAGTASYVDAAIGTSTGFTPQDLINNLPSTLQPSTTLFYYNPQEEDLLLQQVALQQTGRASFIDGLSYDSKNNLSVTEQEKGILYQNALTYAQTNNLKLGDALSQTQIAALDKPMLWYVEQTVPDPSCTATGTSSCPTVTALMPQIYLPQDTSALAAGGTIAGSDVTLDFNKAGGTVLNTGTIAATDTLTVNTGTLTNRANQVDIGNDWTKVQGGYVDTTGTVVQPGGYMSAANYALNVEQLTQIGGSLSLLNPDGSANVAGTAALVAQLQQQLGSNFSQETVADALHTQFVQQGGVPSWFGVVAIAAAIVVSVLTYGAASSAVGAAAGATAGSTFAAATAATATSAAVSAGLGNIVISAAIAGIASSATSQLIMTGSIDASQLGQAALVSGITAGLLNGITYSGTDGLGFTTGTTVVGGAGPQSLASLAGLQNLSNAMSPSASGTSASVSTQLAAAAGGAVISAGVQTAVDGGSYLNALKGSLVSSAAAIGAYEIGELSQPGAAFEQGTAAYVLAHAALGCAAGAASGTGCEGGALGGATSAIITPLLVNAAGGAASLTSTQRAEIVGLATLLGGTSALLGGVSAIGGATSAQNEALNNSTLDHETEDEKEHSELKKLLDAEKARLGETPVTQNEDGTVTASGTAVLGAAGNTGTVKVGAAASKSAATSTTLINGVSVTNRASGEVYTGTVDLQPTLDRIASGGASISANDGTVFQNRPVGGIQLLPAQAADYYREYVVPTPGIKGPGPQRLVTGQGGEIYYTPDHYQSFIPVKN; encoded by the coding sequence ATGATGCGGCAGCTCACGACACAGATCGACGACAATAACGATATCGGCGCCGCCGAGTACGTCGATCCGCAGCCGGCAGATTATGACGCCTCGCGTACACCGCGCGGGTGGCAGCGCGTATTTGCCGCTGTGCTGTGTGTGACGCTGTTTTTCTCGCCGGTATCGATCACCTATCAGCAAAGCGAGAGCGCGGCTGGGATCTTGGCTGCCGGCAGCACGCGTCGCAGCGTCGCGGACTGGGAAGCACTGTTGGCGCGGATATCACTGCCAGTGCGATTGCCCGCAGGCTTTGCGCTTCGCAATTTCGATATCAAACTGGGGCTGCGCAGTGCCGGTGCGGCGACCATCACCGATCCAAGCGCGCCGGTGGCGTTTCAACCGCAGATAACGCAAAGCACTGGGTCGAACGGCAGCGTTCCGGTCGTCAATATCACCGCACCGAACGCCGCCGGCATCTCCTTGAATCAATACCAACGCTTCGACATCGATGCGGCCGGCTTGATTCTGAATAACAGTCTTCGATCAGGCACCTCATTGACCGGCGGCGATGTCGCCGCAAATCCCAACTTGGCAGGTCGCACTGCTAGCGTGATCATCAACCAGGTGACATCGAACGGTGCAGGCTATGCGAGCGTGCTCGCGGGGCCGCTTGAGGTATTTGGGGCACCTGCGACAGTGATCATCGCTAATCCGAACGGGATTAGCACGAGAGGCGTTGCTTTTACCAATACGATAGGAGTGACGCTCGCCACGGGCGTACCGCAGTTCGTCAGCGATTTGAACGGAACACGCAGCGATTTTGCGAACGCGACACAGGTCGGCTATAGCATCAGCGGCGGACATATCCAGATCGAGGGCAACACCGGGACAAATGGTCCCGGTGCCGGGATCGATGGCACTGTCGGTACGATCGACCTGATCGGCGAGACGATAGGCGTCAATGCACCACTCTACGCCGGTAATCGGATCGATGCGATTGCCGGCCGGCAGTTTGTCATGCCCGCGTCGACGACAATCGCAGCGTCCGGCTATGCGGTCTCGGCGAACGGCAGCGACAACAGCGCAAGCGCGACGAACGCCGCAATCGACGCTGCGAACGCGGTGTCGGCGAACGGTGCCGTGCACGGCTTGTCGATCGACGCGACGGCGTTTGGGGCGATGACGGCCGGTGCGATTCAGGTGATCAGTACGGCTGCCGGCATGGGCGTGCGCACGGACGCCAAGCTGGCTGCGAATACGAGCGATCTCGTACTGTCGGCCAATGGTGATCTGACGGTTGCGGGAACGGCTGCGCAACAGCAGGCCAGCTTGTCGTCGAGCGGCGATGTCGTGATGAGCGCTAGCCATGTCGGCGTCGCGGGCTATGCAATCGCCGCAAGCGCTAGCGTCGCGTCAACCGGCACCTTGCAATCAGGCGGCGCGTTGACGGTATCGGCTGGCAGCGATATCACGCTGGCCAGTACGCAGACAAATGGCGATGCCACACTGACGAGCGGTCGAAACATCAGCCTTGGCGACGCACAGATCGGCGGCGCATTGCAGGCGATTGCACAGCAAAAACTGACGCTAGGCGGCACCGTGCAGTCCGGAGGCAATACAAGCCTGACCGCGACGCAAGACGCCCTTGCATTGAACGGCACGGTAAGCAGTGGTGGCGATCTGGCGTTGCTGTCGGGTGGAAATACCACCATTGCTGGTCAAACGACTGCACAGGCGGCGGCCAGCGCGCACAGTGGTGCCGACTTAATCGTCAGTGGCTCCCTGACAAGCGGCACGACCGTGGATGCACACGCCATTGGTGCGATTACGATTCCGGGTTCGCTTCTTGTCGGCACCAATGCCACTTTGAACGCCGGGGACGCGATCACCGTGGCAGGCATGATGATCGCGCAGCAAGATGGCGCAATCACCGCCGGAAGCGGCCTTGCTGTGACCGGGTCGATTGCCTTCGGGCAGAACGGCAGTCTGCATGCCGTCGGCGATATCGTCCTGCCTGGCACCGTGTTGGCGAATGCGCTTCAGGTTGACGCGGGCGGTGCCGTGCAGTTCGGCACGTTGCAAGTGGGCGGGGCATTCGGCGCGATCGCAGAAGGGCGGACGGGCCTTGGAGACATCACATTTTCGGGCAATGCGGCGGTCGTTGGCAGCAGTGATGTCAGCGCGGCACATGACGTCGTGGTTTCGGGGACGTTCGCGGGTGGCGATCGGACGTCGATGGTTGCGCAACAGGATCTGACGATTGCTAGCGACGCCACGGTTCAGTCGGTTGGTGCGCTGACGCTTACTGCCAAGAACGGCGACGTCCAATCGACAGGAAACGTTAACAGCGCAGCAGCGCTGAACGTTACTGCCGGGCACGCGATCGGTGTTACTGGCACGACCACTGCGGTTGGCGACGTCGACCTGGAAGCAGGGACGGACCTCAACATCGGTGGGACGCTTGCCGGGCAGGGGAAAGCGACGCTGCATGCCGGACAAGACGTGATCGCGGCGGGTAGTACGGGTTTTGCCAGCGATGCGACCGTCAGCGCCGGACGAGATCTTAGCGTCACCGGATCGTTGCAAGCCGATGCAATGCACTTGCATGCGGGGCGGTCCGTGACATTACAAAATGTCCAAGCGAATGCTGGGCTCGATGCGACGACTGACGGCGGGGGCATACAGGTCAACGGCAATGTGCTCTCGGCAGCGGACAGCACGCTGCACGCGAGTGGCGATGTGAATGTCGCGGCAAGCGGTGCGGTGCAAGCAGCCGGTGCCTTGACGGTAACGGGCGGCGGCAATACCACGATCGCGGGAAATGCATCGTCGAACGGCGATATGACGTTGACGAACGCTGCGGGAGGCATTGTCGACGTCGGCACGATCGCGGCCGGTGGCAATTTGGCGATAAGCGCAGCACAGTCCATCGATCTCGGCACGCAAAGTACGTCGGCTCTCGGCGATCTCGCGGTCATGGCGGGTCAGGACCTTGTATTCGACGGCACGATTGTCGTTCAAGGCAAGGGTACCTTGCAGGCTGGAACGGCAGGCAATGGCGGCGCGATCGGCGGCGGCGGGAGCCTGGCCGTAGGTGGGGATGCAATATTGCTTGCGACCCGCGCGATCACCTCCACCGGTTCGATCCGCGGTGGTACCGTCACGGTGACGTCTGGCGGCGCGACGAGTTTGCAAGACGTGCAGTCGGGATCCGCAATGACGCTGCAAAGTGGCGATGCGTTGACCCTAAACGGAAAGTTGAGCACCGGTGACGCGCTCAGCGCGACTGCCGATGGCAATCTACTCGTCAATGGTGCGATACAGGCGGGCAGCGACGCGGCGTTGGCTTCTCAACACGGCGACGTTTCCATCGCTGCTGGCGGAACACTCGCCGGCAGCGGCCAGGTCGCATTGAATGCCGGTCAAGACATCCACGTCGATGGATCGCTGACAAGTGCCGGTAACGCCTCGCTGCAAGCCACGCGCGACGTTAGCGCCATTGGTTCTGTCCAAGGACAAGGCAGCGGTAACGTGAGGGCAGGCCGTAACTTGACCGGGAGCGGGACGCTGTCTTTCACGCAAGCAGCGTCGCTGCGCGCCGAAGGCGACATAAACCAAGGTGGTCTGGTACAGGGCCAAAGCGTCGACCTCAGCGCAGCCGGTAATGTTAGCGTCAACAATGTCGAAGCAGCGACGACACTGGCCCTGCGGGCTGGCGACACGACGAACGGCATCGGCGCGCTGAGCGTGGCCGGCACGGCAGTAGCGGGTGGCGCCGTCACGGCGAGCGCCTCGCAAGACATAAACGTGAGCGGCAAAATCGCCAGCGGTACCACGCTGGCGATGCGTGCGGTGAGCGATATCACCATTCCGGGCGCCTTGGAGTCGGTTGGCGGCATGACGGTCACGTCACAGGCGGGCAGTTTGCTCGCAACCGGCGGCATCAACAGCGGCGCATCGCTTTTCGTCACCACGGGCTTGGATCTGACAACCGGCGTGAGCACCACGGCACTCGGCCAAACTGCGTTACAAGCGGGACGAGATCTCGGTTTGAATGGCGTGGTCGTCGGCCAGGCTGCCGGGACGCTACAAGCCGGACGCGATATTAGCGGTGCTGGGACGCAATCGTTTGACGGCGACGTCACACTGAGCGCTCAGCGCGATCTCGCGCTCTCCGGATCGATACAGGCAAACGGCGTTCAAGCGACGGCTGCCGGAAACGCCACGTTGCATGATGTCACTTCTGCAACGAGTCTGACCGTGGTTGCGCAGGGCAGCACGGACGGTGCAGGAGGGAGTGCAGGTTCTGTGACCTCAGCTGGCGGAACGATTGGCACGCTGTCCGGAGACGTCGACATCACAGGTACGGCGAAAGCCGCGACCGGCGTGGCCATCGCTGCGGCGCGAGATACAACGGTAGGGGGCTCCTTGAGCAGCGGCACGACCTTGGGTATCGCCGCCACGCGCACGATCAACGTGAGCGGTCGCCTCCAATCGACTAGCGCGATGCAGTTGACCGCCCGCACGGGAGACGTCGTCACGTCGGGTGCTGCAACCGTTAGTACAAACGACGCGTTGTCGGTAAATGCCGGCAACGACGCGACGCTTGCCGGTCAGATCGATGCGACGCAACAAGTCGATGTAGAAGCCGGGCGTGACATCACTGTTGGTTCGGTAGGGACCGGAGCAGCGACCCCGTCGGGCACTCATTTAGCGGGCCAAGCCACCGGAACGTTGAACGCCGGTCGCGACATCAAGGGCGATGCTGCACTGGCGTTCGCGCAGGCGGCAACGGTGGCGGCAGGACGCGATGTGGCTTTGAGCGGAAAACTCCAAGGCGCATCGGCCACGGTCACGGCAGTAGGGAATGTGGCGGTCGGCGCGGTAGATGCGACCGTGGGAAATGCGTCGTTGCAGGCGCAGGGGGGGGAGCTGTCTGCAAGCGGTAATATTAGTGCGCTGGAGGCCGTTTCCCTTAACGCGGCCAATGATATGCGTATCGCGGGGACGATCAACAGCGGTACGACAACGACGATCGATGCTGGCGGTCAGGCTCAGCTAGCCGATATCAGCGCAACCGGTGATTTACGGGCACACGCCCACGGTGGTTCTCTCACGGCTGGCGCAATAACAAGCAATGGTGGGGTGACGCTGATTTCGCAAGGCGATATGGCCTTGTCCTCGGCACAAAGCACCGCGGCGTTGTCCTTGCAGGCGCTCGGTGCGACCGCGCCAGGGAGTGCCGGAGACTTGTCCGTCACTGGCGTACTGTCGTCGGCCACGTCGATTTCGGCAAGCGCAGCCGAAGACCTAGCCGTCGGCGGCAATATCGTCAGTGGCGGCGCTGCGGATTTTTCCGGCGCACGCGATGTGACGCTAAGCGGATCGACCCTTGGCATGGGCGCCGGGACCATTACGGCCGGCCGGAATGTGCAAACGGGGAGTCTCGCGTTTGGTGAAAGCACGACCGTGACCAGTGGCGGCAACGCCGTGCTCGGGGCTATTCAGGGCGCGGGCGATGTGTCGCTGACTGCCGTAGGCAACCTCGGCAGCGGTGCGATCATTGCCGTAGGTGCGTTGTCTGCCGTCGCCGGACAAAACAGCGGGGCGGCAACAAATAGCGCGGCGGTCCCCGGCAGCCTGAGCGTCAACGGCACGATCGAAGCCGGCTCGACGGTCGCTCTCAATGCAGCAGGAAGCGTGACCGTCGCCGGCGCTACGTCGGCAGTCGGCGACGTCACGGCCAACGCGACACAAGGCAGTGCATCGCTAGCCGGTGTGTCTACAAACGGTAATGTAACCGTTACGGCGGGTAGTGCGGTCGTGCTCAGCGGGACGAGTACCGCGGTCGGTAATGTGGCCTTGAGCGGCAGTGACGTCACCTTGACCGGTAGCATCGGTACGTCGAAAGCGTTAAACGTCACCGCGCAAAATTCCCTGGATGTCAGCGGCGCATCGTTGTTGTCCACCGGTAGTACGACACTCGAGGGCGGCGACGTCAAAATCGGCACCGCTCTCGTGGGTGCCGACCTCAATGCGCAAGCCAACCGTAGCATGTCCTTGACCGGCGGCAATATAGACGTCGTCGGCGTGACGAGCCTGTCGGCGGGAACCACATTGTCGAACGTAGGCGCGGTGTTGAGCGGTGGCGCGATGACGATTACCGCATCGACCATCACAAACGCGCTAGGGGCTTCGTTGGCTTCTACCGATGCGTTGCGCTTGACCGCGGGGAGCCTCAGTAACGCCGGCTTGATCAATGGCTTGACGACGACGGTCACCGCGACGGGGGCTTTGACCAACGCTGGCTCGCTGCTTGGTGTCAACGGCGTGACGATCAACGCCGGCACGTTGAACAACAATAACGGGGTGATTTTCTCGGGTGATACCGGTGCCACGTCGGCGAGCACGGTAACCGCCGATTTGTCGATCAATCTGACTGGTACGAACACGACGTATAGCAATACGAGCGGCCAGATTCTGGCACAACGCAATCTGAGTTTGGCCGCGAATAACGGCACGGTGGATACATCGCTCGGCAGTTTGCAGGCTGGCGGTGCGCTGGCAATCACGGCAAACACGATCAGCAATAGCGGCACGTGGAATTACGCTGCGCAGAGTGTCACGTTGACCGGCTTGAGTGGCATTGTTAATACCGGCACGATTTCCGGCACCGCACCGTTGACGTTGAACACCGGCGGCACGTTCGTGAACGCCGGGCAACTGAGTGGGCAAGTCGTCACGCTGAACGGGGCTTTGTACAACACAGGCGTGTTGCACACGAGCAGTTTGTTCACATTGAATGGCAGCGGTACAAATCGCGGAACGGTCGAGTCCGTCGGTGATATCGCGGTCACCGGAAGCGACTACGACAATCAATATGGCACAACGCAGGCGAGCGGAAACCTTACCGTCGCCTTGAGCGGCACGTTATCCAACACGGCCGGATCGATTTACGCAGGCAATAACGTCACGATCACTGCAAACACCGTCGTGAACGATCAAGCAGGTCCGACGGGGGCGACAACGACAAGTGGTGCCACGGTAGTGGTGAACCCGAGCGTTTTGTGGTCCGGCAATATTGGGTCGTTGACAGTGCCAACGACGTGGGAGACAACCACCAACGACGGAGGAGGAGATTCTGGCTCTTCGTCATGGTCGACTTCCTCCACAGTCGGCGATCTGCTGTCACCGACGGGTTCGACGCACTTAGTTTATAACACCGGTTACTCGCCCTGCACTACAAGTTGCAGCATCGCCGGGTCATCGCCCACCCTTGCGTCTGGTGTCATTTATTTCCAACGGGAATATGTTTCCACCGGATGGGACGATAACGGAAATCCGACGACAGGGTCGTTCTTGTATCTTGACAGCAGCGCGAATGGGGCAGTTGTAGGCATTGCATTGCCGACCGTCTATCAGACCACCACCACGCAGCAATTGGGCGTTGCCGGTGTCATCTCTGCGGGCAACTCGATTGCTTTGACGGCGAACACCTTGTATAACCGTGGCGGCCAAATTGCAGCGCAGGGAAATGTAACGCTGAATGTGCAATCGCTGAATAACGGCGCGATTGCGCCTTCTTTGACAGCGACCACCTATACGTGGATCAATCAAAGCGATTACAGCAGTTTTCTACAGCAATTGGCATCGCTCCGCCAAATCGCTGCCCGCAACGAGAATGGCAATTGGAATGGGCCCTACAATTGTCAATCTGATTGTGGCAACGGATCTGATCAGGCTCCGGCCACGTTTTCAATCGACACGGGCGCCGCCGCACCGACCGGTACTGGCACCACGACCTGGACAACGCCGACGGGCATGATCGCCGCCGGCAATAATATGACGGTGTCCGGTGGCAATTTGACTAATGCCGGTCTGCTCTATGCCGGTAATGACGTCTCGGTCACGGCACAAAGTCTGACGAACCAAGGTGGGACGCAACAGAACCAGGCCGCCCAGACGGGCTGTGCATCGGGCGTGCCGAATGAAGGATGTGGCACAGCCGGCGCTGCGAAGGGTAGTGGCCCGACCACAGCGTCGTTCAACTACTCACAAAATGCAACGATCTATGCCGGCCATGATTTGGTCATCGCAGCAGGCCAGATAAACAATACGTTTGGCAGTTTGCTTGCCGGGCATGATCTGGTTGTCGGTGGCGTCGGGACCACGGCGACTTCAAGCACGGCTGCGCAGAGCTTGAACAACACGTCGGGTAATATCGTCGCGGGCAACGATATTACCTTGAACGTGTCCGGTGCCATTACGAACACGCTTCCGCCGCCAGTCCAAATCAGCGTCAATTATGGTTCGACCGAAGCCTACGCCGGTTGTATGACGGCAGGCGGATACAAGGACGGATATTGCACGGCGTATGTCGATCAGCAATCTGGAAGTTCATCGGTGATCAGCGCCGGGAACAACTTGCAGATCAACGCTGGCAGCCTGACAAACGTGGGAAGTTTGATTTCGGCGGGAACCAGCGCGACGATTAATGTTTCCGGCCCGGTTGTCAACGAGGCACAGACGCTGAATGCCTATTGGCATTCGCACTGGATCCAGCAAACAGGCATTTTTAGTAGCGATAAGTCGCACGATACGTGGGCTTGCGGCTCCGTTGCGGAATGTACGGCGCTGTATGGTGACGCCTATACGAAGACCCAAGGTTCGATCGACCCACCGCAGCCAGTGGGTAGCATTGCGGCGACGATTCAAGCGCCAAACCTAACAATCAACGCTGGCGGGACAATTCAAAACGTCGGGAACGTCCTGGGTACATCGATTTCTTTGACGGGCCAGAGCCTGATCAACGGCATCACATCGGCAAACACTTACACGCCGCGCGTCAATGGCACGTCGCAAGTCATCTCGCTGAATCCAACAACGCTGCCGAGCTTGAATCTGTCGATTCCCCGCTCGGGCGCGTACACGACCAGCGCAGTGGCCGGTACGGCGTCATATGTCGACGCGGCTATCGGGACAAGTACGGGTTTTACGCCGCAAGACCTGATCAACAACTTGCCGAGTACGTTGCAACCTAGCACGACGCTCTTCTATTACAACCCGCAGGAAGAGGACTTGCTGCTTCAGCAAGTGGCGCTCCAACAGACGGGTAGGGCGAGTTTCATCGATGGCCTGAGCTACGACAGCAAAAACAACCTCTCCGTCACGGAACAAGAAAAGGGCATTCTGTATCAGAACGCGTTGACTTACGCGCAGACGAACAATCTGAAGTTGGGCGATGCGTTGAGTCAGACGCAAATTGCAGCGTTGGATAAGCCGATGCTGTGGTACGTCGAGCAGACGGTACCGGATCCGTCTTGTACGGCCACAGGCACGAGTAGCTGTCCGACGGTTACCGCGTTGATGCCGCAGATCTACCTGCCGCAGGATACGAGTGCCTTGGCAGCGGGCGGAACGATTGCGGGAAGCGACGTCACCCTTGATTTTAACAAGGCTGGCGGCACGGTCTTGAACACCGGCACCATTGCGGCAACGGACACGTTGACGGTTAATACGGGCACGTTGACGAACCGCGCAAATCAAGTCGATATCGGCAACGACTGGACCAAGGTCCAGGGTGGCTACGTCGACACGACCGGTACGGTCGTGCAGCCGGGTGGCTATATGAGCGCGGCGAATTACGCGCTCAACGTCGAACAACTGACGCAGATTGGGGGATCGCTCAGTTTATTGAACCCGGACGGCAGCGCGAATGTTGCAGGAACTGCTGCCTTAGTTGCGCAGTTGCAGCAACAATTAGGCAGCAATTTCTCGCAGGAGACGGTGGCTGACGCGCTGCATACGCAGTTTGTCCAACAAGGCGGAGTACCTAGTTGGTTTGGTGTGGTGGCCATCGCCGCCGCGATTGTTGTTTCGGTCTTGACATATGGCGCAGCGTCGAGTGCCGTAGGTGCTGCGGCCGGGGCGACGGCGGGTAGTACATTTGCTGCAGCCACTGCCGCTACAGCGACGAGCGCAGCGGTATCCGCAGGACTTGGCAATATCGTTATATCCGCGGCGATTGCAGGCATTGCCAGCAGTGCAACAAGCCAGTTGATCATGACGGGATCAATTGATGCGAGCCAACTAGGTCAAGCAGCGCTTGTTAGCGGCATCACGGCTGGGTTGCTGAATGGGATTACATACAGCGGTACGGATGGTCTTGGATTTACTACAGGCACCACAGTGGTGGGCGGCGCCGGTCCACAGTCGTTGGCGAGTTTGGCGGGGCTGCAAAACTTGTCGAATGCGATGTCTCCCTCGGCGTCTGGTACGAGTGCGAGTGTCTCGACCCAATTGGCCGCAGCGGCGGGCGGAGCCGTCATTTCTGCTGGTGTGCAGACCGCAGTTGATGGTGGTAGCTATCTCAATGCGTTAAAAGGCTCGCTCGTGTCGAGTGCAGCAGCGATTGGCGCGTACGAAATCGGCGAGTTGTCACAGCCAGGGGCGGCTTTCGAGCAGGGCACTGCCGCGTATGTGTTGGCGCACGCTGCATTGGGTTGTGCGGCCGGGGCAGCTAGCGGCACGGGCTGTGAAGGTGGTGCGCTTGGTGGTGCGACGAGCGCGATCATCACGCCCCTGCTAGTCAATGCCGCCGGGGGTGCAGCAAGCCTGACCAGCACGCAGCGTGCCGAAATCGTAGGTCTAGCGACGTTGTTAGGTGGCACGAGTGCCTTGCTGGGCGGCGTCAGTGCAATCGGTGGCGCGACTTCGGCGCAGAACGAAGCGTTGAATAATTCAACACTCGACCATGAAACGGAAGACGAAAAAGAACATAGCGAGCTAAAGAAGCTGCTTGATGCTGAAAAGGCGCGGCTGGGCGAGACACCGGTCACGCAGAATGAAGATGGAACGGTTACCGCATCCGGAACGGCAGTGCTGGGCGCGGCGGGGAACACGGGCACGGTGAAAGTCGGTGCAGCTGCGTCTAAAAGTGCGGCCACAAGCACCACGCTTATCAACGGTGTGTCAGTCACAAATCGTGCAAGTGGGGAAGTTTACACTGGCACAGTAGATCTTCAGCCGACTTTGGACAGGATAGCGAGCGGCGGAGCTTCAATCTCGGCAAATGATGGTACTGTCTTTCAGAATCGCCCTGTCGGAGGAATTCAGCTCCTTCCGGCCCAAGCTGCTGATTATTACAGAGAGTATGTTGTGCCAACCCCGGGGATAAAGGGACCCGGCCCTCAAAGACTTGTAACCGGTCAAGGTGGAGAGATCTATTACACTCCGGATCACTACCAGTCGTTCATTCCCGTAAAAAATTAA